The following are from one region of the Aquirufa lenticrescens genome:
- a CDS encoding DNA methyltransferase — protein sequence MKNVEKCSIAGKFQTLKISEVFIPQEMKNLYDYTNREIEIETIKTSIEEFGQLQPVLCVKENDKLFIINGVLRFEALIRLEKNEIDVILVDFNFEEESFSLEDLIIHSQIQKVKTAKEKLREFISILRIESGDSNPLRDRNQRYNFLSDSLGKGWSRSNVILMMNVIKWTMDNGDGLNIVDQVFEEKILVSQAAFVVESLAREDYNYEKEGESKILAKYLQGAFNKDKALSLIDTFNYKRNEGYTEIDIYPIKSENYEIIHGSIEDVELSEDMEIDVVFSSPIYYKLRRYGDDPNEMGWEATPKLYAKRLVDTLMKPYARLKESGSMFINLGETYDKGQCLAVIEHVVLEMVERGMFYVDRVIWKKDSNKPISNQNHRFQPSYEVVLHFAKSKNFYFNRFKIKKDITNFNIARGCKDYGWDGVNYYVPNFYKQLRNILSENELHDIVTVQTNSSRIKHIEGEEWHPATFSQMLPAIFLSTFCPKPTKDYTPLVFDPYSGIASTGSTSLMMGYRYCGVELYQNNVNTSKRVLAESLSEYHPLALEYLESQKEYELVA from the coding sequence ATGAAAAATGTAGAAAAGTGCTCAATTGCCGGAAAATTTCAAACATTGAAAATTTCTGAAGTTTTCATCCCTCAAGAGATGAAAAATCTTTACGACTACACAAATCGTGAAATCGAAATTGAAACGATTAAAACGAGTATCGAAGAATTCGGACAATTACAACCTGTCTTGTGTGTTAAAGAAAATGATAAATTATTTATCATCAATGGTGTTTTAAGATTTGAAGCATTAATTCGTTTAGAAAAAAATGAAATCGATGTAATACTAGTTGATTTCAATTTTGAAGAGGAGTCTTTCTCTTTAGAAGATCTTATCATTCACTCACAGATTCAAAAGGTTAAAACTGCCAAAGAAAAATTGCGTGAATTTATCTCCATTCTTCGTATTGAATCTGGTGATTCTAACCCTTTACGTGATCGCAATCAACGATATAATTTCTTGTCTGATTCTTTAGGTAAAGGCTGGTCTCGCAGTAATGTGATCTTGATGATGAATGTAATCAAATGGACTATGGATAATGGTGATGGATTAAATATTGTAGATCAAGTGTTTGAAGAGAAAATTTTGGTATCTCAGGCAGCCTTTGTTGTAGAATCATTAGCACGTGAGGATTACAATTATGAGAAAGAGGGAGAATCAAAAATTCTTGCAAAATATTTACAAGGAGCTTTCAATAAGGATAAAGCACTTTCACTAATTGATACGTTTAATTATAAGCGCAACGAAGGATATACAGAAATTGATATTTACCCTATCAAATCAGAAAACTATGAAATTATTCACGGTAGTATTGAGGATGTAGAATTGTCTGAGGATATGGAAATTGACGTCGTATTCTCTAGTCCAATTTATTACAAACTTCGTAGATATGGCGATGATCCCAACGAAATGGGTTGGGAGGCAACTCCTAAGTTGTACGCAAAAAGACTTGTTGATACGTTAATGAAGCCTTATGCTCGACTTAAGGAGTCAGGTAGTATGTTCATTAATTTAGGCGAAACATATGATAAAGGTCAATGTCTAGCTGTAATTGAACACGTTGTTTTGGAAATGGTTGAACGTGGAATGTTTTATGTTGATCGTGTAATATGGAAGAAAGACTCAAATAAACCTATTTCAAATCAAAATCATCGTTTTCAACCTAGCTATGAAGTAGTGCTTCATTTTGCTAAATCCAAGAACTTCTATTTTAATCGTTTCAAAATTAAAAAGGATATTACGAATTTCAATATCGCGCGAGGATGTAAAGATTATGGATGGGACGGAGTGAATTATTATGTTCCAAACTTTTACAAACAACTTCGCAATATTTTGAGCGAAAATGAATTACACGATATTGTCACCGTTCAAACCAATTCCTCTAGAATTAAACACATTGAAGGCGAAGAATGGCACCCAGCTACATTTTCTCAAATGTTACCCGCAATCTTTTTGTCTACATTCTGTCCTAAACCAACAAAAGATTATACTCCATTGGTTTTCGATCCGTACAGTGGAATTGCAAGCACTGGTTCCACGTCATTGATGATGGGATATCGTTACTGCGGAGTTGAGCTTTATCAAAATAATGTTAATACTTCAAAGCGAGTTTTGGCAGAAAGCCTTAGTGAATATCATCCATTAGCGTTAGAGTATTTAGAATCTCAAAAAGAATATGAATTAGTCGCATAA
- a CDS encoding phosphoadenosine phosphosulfate reductase family protein, whose translation MSKVNHVLGISGGKDSAALAIYMSKYYPELDINYYTCDTGKELTETYELIDRLNSVLGKKITVYNSMDLENSPLNNPFDHFLAVYGGYLPSPNSRWCTNKLKLQPFEAHIKDEPTISYVGIRGDENREGYISKRENIQTIFPFRKNIWSEDVIKKVLSNENLNIIQSLYDEIGKEFDADLSKINQVISQPISFKFTQSQKLNALLDLNLKLFNYVIFRFLKTTDYPVGKLDSFPLIDNQDIIKINDVFEILENSGVGIPAYYKPVEYQVEIDGEVKTGHYSRSRSGCFFCFYQQKIEWVWLLEQHPNLFEMAISYEKDGYTWMEESLVQLKQAERVKAIKKDHYLKTMRAKSKTGTNWQDEILNAEGEGCASCFI comes from the coding sequence ATGAGTAAAGTTAACCACGTTTTAGGAATTTCAGGCGGCAAGGACAGTGCAGCACTTGCAATTTATATGAGTAAGTACTATCCTGAATTAGATATCAACTATTATACCTGTGATACAGGGAAGGAACTAACAGAAACTTACGAACTTATTGATCGACTGAATTCTGTGTTGGGTAAGAAAATAACAGTATACAATTCAATGGATTTAGAGAACTCACCATTGAATAACCCATTTGATCACTTTCTTGCAGTTTATGGAGGATATTTACCATCACCAAATTCAAGATGGTGCACAAACAAGTTAAAATTACAGCCTTTTGAGGCTCATATAAAAGATGAGCCAACAATTTCATATGTAGGGATTCGTGGTGATGAGAATAGAGAAGGATACATCTCTAAGAGGGAAAATATCCAAACCATTTTTCCATTTAGAAAAAATATCTGGAGTGAAGATGTCATTAAAAAGGTATTGTCAAATGAAAATTTGAATATTATCCAATCACTCTACGATGAAATAGGGAAGGAATTTGACGCAGATTTATCTAAAATCAATCAAGTTATTAGTCAACCTATAAGTTTCAAATTCACTCAATCTCAAAAGCTAAACGCATTATTAGATTTAAATCTAAAGCTTTTCAATTATGTAATTTTTCGTTTCTTAAAAACCACAGACTACCCTGTTGGTAAACTTGATAGTTTCCCATTGATTGACAATCAGGATATCATTAAAATAAATGATGTATTTGAGATTTTAGAAAATTCAGGCGTTGGAATCCCAGCATATTATAAACCTGTTGAATATCAAGTTGAGATTGATGGAGAGGTAAAAACTGGGCACTACTCGAGAAGTAGATCAGGCTGTTTTTTTTGCTTCTATCAACAAAAAATTGAATGGGTGTGGTTGTTAGAGCAACATCCTAATTTATTTGAAATGGCTATATCATATGAGAAAGATGGATATACGTGGATGGAAGAGTCCTTGGTTCAACTAAAGCAAGCAGAAAGAGTTAAAGCAATTAAAAAGGATCATTATTTGAAGACAATGAGGGCTAAAAGTAAGACAGGTACTAATTGGCAAGATGAAATTTTAAATGCAGAAGGAGAAGGCTGTGCAAGTTGTTTTATTTAA
- a CDS encoding recombinase family protein — translation MVNAVIYSRVSSVGNRQDTVRQTNELTEYAARMGYNLVGIYEEKISGFKKNEDRPILSQMLKDIDRGKIDKVLTWELSRIGRNVIQGLSFVEELNTRKVSLFIKNYNLETLYEDKSINPLTMFLVQILASIAAMESDATKSRFQSGYRNYINNGGKVGRKPGHTISDEDLLKKYSEVVKLLKRGLSLRQVSKLTENTSTTTVMKVKATIKRLQEIS, via the coding sequence ATGGTAAATGCAGTGATTTACAGCCGAGTGTCAAGCGTAGGAAATCGACAAGATACTGTGCGACAAACAAATGAACTTACCGAGTATGCGGCTCGAATGGGGTACAACCTTGTGGGAATTTATGAAGAGAAAATCAGTGGATTCAAAAAGAATGAGGATCGACCCATACTGTCACAGATGTTGAAGGATATTGATAGGGGTAAGATTGATAAGGTCCTTACTTGGGAGCTCTCGCGTATAGGCCGTAATGTCATTCAGGGGCTTTCCTTTGTTGAAGAGCTAAACACGAGAAAGGTCTCACTTTTTATAAAGAACTACAACCTTGAAACCTTATATGAGGATAAGTCAATTAATCCATTGACAATGTTTTTGGTTCAGATATTAGCAAGTATAGCCGCGATGGAGTCTGATGCAACCAAGTCCAGATTCCAGTCCGGCTACCGTAACTACATAAACAATGGAGGGAAAGTTGGGAGAAAACCTGGTCATACAATCTCTGACGAAGATCTATTGAAGAAGTATTCGGAGGTTGTGAAGCTGTTAAAGCGTGGGTTAAGTTTAAGACAAGTCTCCAAACTGACAGAGAATACATCAACTACAACGGTGATGAAAGTGAAAGCAACTATCAAAAGATTACAGGAAATTTCATAA
- a CDS encoding phospholipase D-like domain-containing protein yields the protein MLLLSGFNLFDRFYEFIGQNEEITIFSPYIKTDQIRKLNESKSIKRIIVRWEIRDLCLGVSDLNLYDYCRENNIALYRNTRIHLKVLWNNKSDLIFGSANITNRGVGEIGEFNYELAGANTFNNIETYNYFNKIIFDSEYVDQGLYDEINKLVSMTELPILNYPILDTNKKLVDSFLISQLPMTESPTLLLENINELTDLNEEEYRTISHDMVLFNLKSDITEEEFYVHLSNEFNNHPFVIKFKDFVKSRPNSSIHYGGCVTWIQENTTTVPTPRSWEMKKQFIVNNLYRWVCFFDLEFSFEVPDGGHSQILTFNGFK from the coding sequence ATGCTTTTATTGAGTGGTTTCAATTTATTTGATCGGTTTTATGAATTCATTGGACAAAATGAAGAGATAACTATATTCTCTCCCTACATTAAAACCGATCAAATAAGAAAGCTTAATGAATCAAAATCAATTAAAAGAATTATTGTAAGGTGGGAAATCAGAGATTTATGTCTAGGGGTTTCTGATTTAAATCTATACGATTATTGTAGAGAAAACAATATCGCATTATATAGAAATACGCGCATTCACTTAAAGGTGCTATGGAATAATAAATCGGATTTGATATTTGGTTCTGCAAATATTACAAACAGAGGTGTTGGAGAAATAGGGGAGTTTAATTACGAATTAGCAGGGGCAAATACTTTCAATAATATTGAGACATATAATTACTTTAATAAAATTATATTTGATAGCGAGTATGTTGATCAGGGTTTATATGATGAAATAAATAAACTTGTTTCAATGACTGAATTACCCATATTGAACTATCCAATATTAGATACAAATAAGAAGTTAGTAGATTCCTTTTTGATCTCTCAGTTGCCGATGACTGAATCACCTACTCTTTTATTGGAAAATATAAATGAACTTACTGATCTGAATGAAGAGGAGTATAGAACGATTTCTCACGATATGGTTTTATTTAATTTAAAATCAGATATTACTGAAGAGGAGTTCTATGTTCATTTGAGTAATGAATTTAATAATCACCCATTTGTAATTAAATTCAAAGATTTTGTAAAATCTCGACCTAATAGTTCAATTCACTATGGAGGTTGTGTAACCTGGATTCAGGAAAATACCACAACAGTACCCACTCCAAGAAGTTGGGAAATGAAGAAACAATTCATTGTCAATAATTTGTATAGATGGGTATGCTTCTTCGACTTAGAGTTTTCTTTTGAAGTGCCCGATGGCGGTCATTCTCAAATATTGACATTTAACGGTTTTAAATAA
- a CDS encoding ATP-binding protein yields the protein MRISNNISTNILRDSGKTLEYIVTENTKEIFERIFLRPNSSSKSFNLIGNYGTGKSTFLWALERNLNGEQLFFNTLDDKKGFKAFEFIKIIGDSVSFTQTLANELKIDGEISNSAIIEALQKRLLKAKNKSKGLVILVDEFGKFLEFAAKNNQLEELFLLQKIAEWANNDETESYFIITLHQNFATYGKNLNSQDQLEWEKVKGRFTDLLFNEPVEQLIFFASNKLKDFNLKDCDKDNYNDLLSLIKESNLISYNNLITEELSLALFPLDWISATVLVNSLQRYGQNERSLFSFLNDKSEVSIHKRKNEFYSVSNVFDYLVYTLPSEILSPENPHKPQWSSTFKAIERAELIFDEDYKQAVEVIKTIGLSNIFTKAGGTFDEVFLSKYFQFTRGVDISDILTKLEKAGIIRYYKHSNKLNFLEGTDIDLERELIAVSKEINPDFSIKNEILNLTDFPIILAKKYSSITGTSRFFEFRVNESLENINDAEGAIDGYINLIFDFEDKEEIKQCSLNHPTNIFVQYFNSNEIRSTIFKILQLEKIISKYFDDINAKKLLKDEKDFYTGKLKDLVTNSLFIGNSNSWIYNGEEQKNIKSKKDLNELITKICFNIYPKTPYFFNELINKEFLSTPINSARKALITRLLENETIEDLGFDSSKFPPEKAIYLTLLKKTGIHRYSEDSKQYQIYAPQRHRNSIANIFEDSLVDIWEECEKFLDSCFSKNRNLNELYSILRKAPFKLKKGFIEFWIPIFLISKREEFAIFHITGGFTPYLSTETLDLIHKKPSDFSIKSYQVSGFKINLLEGYKEITQINNSANGLNTTFLAIYGNFLRFHRSLTNYSLNTRNLSPQAIRLRDSIKLSKDPEDALFNKFPDALGFYALNNETDSKVVSSYVEHLQNAISEIRKSYSDLIDEIEQSIIDSFNCVDTNFPNYKIEIKDKLSQIDLNRLTKVQRVYFERLTSPLDDRLSYIKSIADHAINKRIEDLLDEEKIILNSNIKLYSNGLLSAVEIHQFNKSSKEGKMVELNLIDENGINQQLKVVINKKYDSKVNILREQLIKELEPFTLEFKKELLVEILNQLITKDE from the coding sequence ATGAGAATTAGTAACAATATTTCGACAAATATTTTAAGAGATAGCGGTAAAACTCTTGAATATATAGTAACTGAAAACACTAAAGAAATATTCGAAAGAATATTCCTGAGACCCAATAGTTCCTCTAAATCATTCAATTTAATTGGAAATTACGGAACCGGAAAATCTACTTTTTTATGGGCTCTTGAAAGAAATTTAAATGGCGAACAACTTTTCTTCAATACTCTTGACGACAAAAAAGGATTCAAGGCATTTGAATTTATAAAAATTATTGGGGACTCCGTATCTTTTACCCAAACCCTAGCGAATGAGCTAAAAATTGATGGAGAAATTAGCAATAGCGCAATAATTGAGGCATTACAAAAGAGATTATTAAAAGCTAAGAATAAATCTAAAGGATTAGTTATTCTGGTTGATGAATTTGGTAAATTTTTAGAATTCGCCGCTAAAAATAATCAACTTGAAGAACTTTTTCTTCTACAAAAAATAGCAGAATGGGCTAACAATGATGAAACTGAAAGTTATTTCATCATTACCTTACATCAAAACTTTGCTACTTATGGAAAAAATTTAAATAGTCAGGATCAACTTGAATGGGAAAAAGTTAAAGGACGATTTACAGATTTGTTATTCAACGAACCTGTTGAACAACTAATATTCTTTGCAAGTAATAAGCTAAAAGATTTTAATCTTAAAGATTGTGATAAAGACAATTACAACGACCTATTGTCATTAATTAAAGAGTCCAATCTAATTAGCTATAATAATTTAATTACCGAAGAACTTTCTTTAGCACTATTCCCATTAGATTGGATTTCTGCAACAGTATTAGTCAATTCATTACAGCGTTACGGCCAAAATGAACGTTCATTGTTTTCGTTTCTGAATGATAAATCTGAAGTTTCAATACATAAACGGAAGAATGAGTTTTACTCAGTTTCCAATGTATTTGATTATTTGGTATACACGTTGCCATCAGAAATTCTAAGTCCTGAAAATCCCCACAAACCCCAATGGAGCTCAACCTTTAAGGCAATTGAAAGAGCTGAACTTATTTTTGATGAGGACTACAAACAAGCTGTAGAAGTCATTAAAACAATCGGCTTATCAAATATTTTCACAAAGGCTGGAGGGACGTTTGATGAAGTATTTTTATCAAAATATTTTCAATTTACGAGAGGAGTCGACATTTCAGACATACTAACCAAATTAGAGAAGGCTGGTATAATAAGATATTACAAGCACAGTAATAAATTAAACTTTCTTGAAGGAACAGATATTGACTTAGAGAGAGAGTTAATTGCCGTCTCAAAAGAGATAAACCCCGATTTTTCGATTAAAAATGAAATATTAAACCTTACAGATTTTCCAATCATCCTCGCAAAAAAGTATTCCTCAATAACAGGTACATCAAGATTTTTCGAATTTAGAGTAAATGAATCACTGGAAAATATCAATGATGCTGAAGGGGCTATTGATGGTTACATTAATTTAATTTTTGACTTTGAGGATAAAGAAGAAATTAAGCAATGCTCATTAAATCACCCAACTAATATTTTCGTTCAATACTTCAACTCAAATGAAATCAGAAGCACCATTTTCAAAATATTACAGTTAGAAAAAATAATCTCTAAATATTTTGATGATATAAACGCCAAAAAATTATTAAAGGATGAGAAAGATTTCTACACGGGTAAACTAAAAGACCTAGTGACTAATTCTTTATTCATCGGAAATTCAAACTCTTGGATTTATAATGGAGAAGAACAAAAAAATATTAAAAGTAAAAAAGACTTGAATGAGCTTATAACTAAAATTTGCTTCAATATTTACCCTAAAACTCCATATTTTTTCAATGAATTAATAAATAAGGAATTCTTAAGTACTCCCATCAATTCCGCAAGAAAAGCTTTAATTACGAGATTACTTGAAAATGAGACAATAGAAGATTTAGGATTTGATTCATCTAAATTCCCTCCAGAGAAGGCAATTTATTTAACGTTATTGAAGAAAACTGGAATTCACCGTTATAGTGAAGACAGCAAACAATACCAAATATATGCACCTCAAAGACACCGAAATTCCATTGCGAATATTTTTGAGGATTCTTTAGTGGATATATGGGAAGAATGTGAAAAGTTCTTAGATTCTTGCTTTTCTAAAAATAGAAACCTTAATGAACTCTATTCGATATTGCGAAAAGCACCATTCAAATTAAAAAAAGGCTTTATAGAGTTTTGGATTCCAATTTTCCTGATTTCTAAAAGAGAAGAATTCGCTATATTCCACATCACTGGAGGATTTACGCCATATCTTTCAACAGAAACTTTAGATTTGATTCATAAAAAACCAAGTGACTTTTCAATCAAAAGTTACCAGGTATCAGGATTTAAAATCAATTTATTAGAAGGCTATAAAGAGATTACACAAATAAATAATTCTGCAAATGGCCTTAACACAACTTTTTTGGCCATTTACGGCAATTTCTTAAGATTTCACAGAAGCCTAACTAACTATTCTTTAAATACAAGAAATCTTAGCCCTCAGGCAATTAGACTAAGAGATTCCATAAAACTTTCAAAAGATCCGGAGGACGCATTATTTAATAAATTTCCAGATGCATTGGGTTTTTATGCTTTGAATAATGAAACGGATTCAAAGGTTGTATCTTCTTATGTTGAGCATTTACAAAATGCCATTTCAGAAATTAGAAAATCCTATTCTGACCTAATAGATGAAATAGAACAAAGTATAATAGATAGTTTTAATTGTGTTGATACTAATTTCCCGAATTATAAAATAGAAATTAAAGACAAGTTATCTCAGATTGATTTGAATAGACTAACAAAAGTTCAACGAGTATATTTTGAACGTCTTACCTCCCCATTAGATGATAGACTTAGTTATATTAAATCAATAGCTGATCACGCAATAAACAAAAGGATTGAGGATTTATTAGATGAAGAAAAGATAATACTTAATTCAAACATCAAACTATATTCTAATGGTTTACTAAGCGCCGTTGAGATTCACCAGTTTAACAAATCTTCAAAAGAGGGTAAAATGGTCGAATTAAATCTAATTGACGAAAATGGGATAAATCAGCAACTAAAGGTAGTAATCAACAAAAAGTACGATAGTAAAGTAAATATATTGAGAGAACAATTAATCAAAGAATTAGAACCTTTCACATTAGAATTCAAAAAAGAACTATTAGTTGAAATATTAAATCAATTAATCACCAAAGATGAGTAA
- a CDS encoding BT4734/BF3469 family protein has product MFSFFNGGITVIYPKRHIDLPALVRLIKNNPDKSKIEKVRELRRHNKDYGPLKRSLSYITPNCLVKIRNLKESDYNLFTLSSYIYFDIDDYRNAEQLKERFIKDYGHMASLICFSCSKGGISILFKVSNCIKNENEFFIARQYIIDNIMVNEDYDKNTSDIARPLFISLDPEVFFNYENEIEIPEYYFKNKNLINKKCTTGVYKTPLTMVRSNCALLEDFNPTPIKEVLEQLIFETPVTLINSIVEFKEIEYVEIRYGYIIKDGFKHKTFTNIIHKLVYLNPNSERQILLSYLYYINQSNTGDTQMNEKELIRLFDFVYNGIKDRGRSNVKPKLKRVHYNKDLRSEIDKRKISGLIIGALKQNASKLKIEKAINEIESKGAKISNSSIAKQSGLNRGTIIKHRNTELIDLDKLIQELNHSI; this is encoded by the coding sequence ATGTTTTCATTTTTTAATGGTGGAATCACAGTGATCTACCCAAAAAGACACATCGACTTACCAGCATTGGTAAGGTTGATTAAGAATAATCCTGATAAATCCAAAATCGAAAAGGTTCGAGAACTTAGAAGACATAATAAGGATTATGGTCCACTAAAGAGATCCCTTTCTTATATCACTCCCAATTGTTTAGTAAAGATCCGAAACCTGAAAGAATCAGATTACAATTTATTCACACTATCATCATATATATACTTTGATATTGACGATTATAGAAATGCTGAACAATTGAAAGAACGGTTTATTAAAGACTATGGACATATGGCCTCTCTTATATGTTTTTCCTGTAGTAAAGGAGGAATTTCTATTTTATTCAAGGTGTCAAATTGTATAAAGAATGAGAATGAATTCTTTATTGCTCGGCAATATATTATTGATAACATTATGGTAAATGAGGATTACGATAAAAATACTAGTGATATTGCTCGTCCTTTGTTTATTTCTTTAGACCCTGAAGTATTTTTTAATTATGAGAATGAAATCGAGATTCCTGAATACTATTTTAAGAACAAAAATTTAATTAATAAAAAGTGCACAACTGGAGTATATAAAACACCTCTAACAATGGTACGTTCCAATTGCGCACTTTTAGAAGACTTTAATCCTACTCCAATCAAGGAGGTATTAGAACAATTAATCTTTGAAACTCCTGTTACTCTTATCAATTCAATTGTTGAATTTAAAGAAATTGAATATGTTGAAATACGATATGGATATATCATAAAAGATGGATTTAAACATAAAACCTTCACGAATATCATTCATAAGTTGGTTTACTTGAATCCAAATTCAGAAAGACAAATCTTATTATCTTACCTCTATTATATAAACCAATCCAATACGGGTGATACACAAATGAATGAAAAAGAACTGATCCGATTGTTCGATTTTGTTTATAATGGGATAAAAGATCGAGGAAGATCGAATGTTAAGCCCAAATTAAAAAGGGTACACTACAATAAAGATTTAAGGTCAGAAATTGATAAACGAAAGATATCTGGTTTAATCATTGGAGCTTTAAAACAAAATGCCAGCAAACTTAAAATTGAGAAAGCAATTAATGAAATTGAAAGCAAGGGTGCAAAGATATCCAACTCAAGTATTGCTAAACAATCTGGTTTAAATAGAGGTACAATAATAAAACACCGAAACACAGAGCTTATTGATTTAGATAAATTGATTCAAGAATTAAATCATTCAATATAA
- a CDS encoding DUF4007 family protein gives MDKLLHFDYLRLIKNELIKVKEFLRFSGHETFHCKEQWLTKGVQLFDIKEVDAFNDDIFAITELGVGKNMVKSIHHWLKAFGWINSDGAITPIARKIIENDIFLENESSVWLLQYHLCKDEYASIFKIIFLDYFADKVTQEFSEKSVINYINRRLQQNGTKSVSENTLSSDFNVFLKTYVAPIKNIKTVEDDFNAPLLQLNLISKTNRRNESGELVYKINLGEQSSISPYLFMYFICDSFENETVINLDSIRKILGSYLCLTLDSLENLISQICTLDNRFVYKDDAGIKQLQIKTNTPDFKQDLLSSIYEN, from the coding sequence ATGGATAAACTTCTCCATTTTGATTATCTTCGTTTAATAAAAAATGAATTAATTAAAGTGAAAGAATTTTTAAGATTTTCAGGACACGAGACATTTCATTGTAAAGAACAGTGGCTGACAAAAGGAGTGCAACTATTTGATATAAAGGAAGTTGATGCATTTAATGATGACATATTTGCTATAACCGAACTTGGTGTCGGCAAAAATATGGTAAAGTCAATACACCATTGGTTAAAGGCATTTGGGTGGATTAATTCAGACGGAGCAATAACACCCATTGCTCGAAAAATCATCGAAAACGATATTTTTTTAGAGAACGAAAGCTCAGTATGGCTTTTGCAATATCATCTTTGCAAGGATGAATATGCTTCAATCTTCAAAATTATTTTTTTAGACTACTTTGCGGACAAGGTAACTCAAGAGTTCTCCGAAAAGTCAGTCATTAACTACATTAATAGAAGACTTCAGCAAAATGGAACTAAGTCCGTTTCAGAAAATACCCTTTCTTCAGATTTCAATGTATTTTTAAAAACTTATGTTGCTCCAATAAAAAACATTAAAACAGTCGAAGATGACTTTAATGCTCCATTATTACAACTAAACTTGATTTCTAAAACAAATAGAAGAAACGAATCAGGTGAATTAGTTTATAAGATTAATTTAGGTGAGCAAAGCTCTATTTCACCTTACTTATTTATGTACTTTATCTGCGACTCATTTGAAAATGAAACGGTAATAAATCTCGATTCAATCAGAAAAATTCTTGGTTCATATTTGTGTCTTACCTTAGATTCACTTGAGAATTTGATTTCACAAATATGTACCCTTGACAACAGATTTGTATATAAAGACGATGCTGGTATCAAGCAATTGCAGATAAAAACTAATACACCAGATTTCAAGCAAGATTTATTATCTTCTATATATGAGAATTAG
- a CDS encoding helix-turn-helix domain-containing protein, whose translation MKIQERPIYQLDSDQLEWVLTTMLDKKFDELLQRINMPEVIYTRDEAAKTLGVRPNTVSSYIDQGLLINKGVGRKILISSKEIDRLLNKKQVSFNQAA comes from the coding sequence ATGAAAATTCAAGAAAGACCAATCTACCAGTTAGATTCAGATCAACTAGAGTGGGTGTTGACGACTATGTTGGATAAAAAGTTTGATGAACTACTTCAACGAATCAATATGCCAGAGGTGATTTACACCCGTGATGAAGCAGCAAAGACTCTCGGTGTAAGACCAAATACAGTTAGCTCTTATATTGACCAAGGGTTATTAATTAATAAAGGTGTAGGTCGTAAGATTTTGATTTCCTCAAAGGAGATTGACCGTCTTTTAAACAAAAAACAAGTATCATTTAATCAAGCAGCATAA